From a region of the Candidatus Paceibacterota bacterium genome:
- a CDS encoding PxKF domain-containing protein: MNFSNKGGQVISAFIAMAIFLFFSGNAKAAESNCGLVWNGDGYYFEGTLDEPFGSLPAGAPFSGWASYYPGQPNLNKPFDANGNPSNIPPYRGDYKYNYISLTLGGATVTDYGTGVINVYDHGTYDYSAPDRPNTFPTDLFHLYTYDVHGSFGGLTLAPGAGIQLVLQDVTGTAWSGPVLPSGLTLDNLTTGNATFIEIRSAYIDNQSVSARGFLSCRNHLPAPPTLLIQSDVNSRQIEMGGNLGIGENEIIFAATLQDPDNNRTSLQIEARDITELGGAFDDATANILTSDLINSGDTATIVFDAADGSYHWRARTIDEFGSTSAWVEFGNNLTTDIDFGFEHLPAVPANLKQYTKYHQEIPIGEEIGKTKSENTVVFEGELEDRDHDFVILEVEMRGIAELGGGFDEAVAGTRTSSSTISGYTGSVSFEVTNGNYHWRARAIDEHYNKSAWVEFGNNPTLDTDFGIAQSPATPTYLKQYDGNNQEMAVGGEIGKTIEENAIIFEGKMEDSEKDTLQVEMRRVAELGGSFDETTAELNETSEKIVSGDGTRTRVTFKIVNGSDGNYHWRARAVDENGETSEWVEFGENAISETDFDYGFEPHPYGYRFENRKVEPNSLTAGGKWDIFGKTFNLSGVSQQTQFEIYKKFGLNVSVPDIFNGSCYGMALSSQIQYGKNGFAGGYYGNFGQSLAAKGNLIWNLDGPAKGTGGGWLGSNIASKPVLETILSLQLSQKGDVYQNAVNQAKSANLFSWDLDEAGNRTSSARSIFDKLSKEYSDKTGPLINDTYIIVMGNVELGRYLFAKPSNQGHALVPYKVEGNKIYVYDVNHPNTNAGEENNGGDSYDSYIEIDRNNNTWQYDGLSWPIEDNIFNTYKNYIGLLSVNALYNGGALPKPFVLSKNTATVSLDGNANLLLADDQGRFTGIKDALIVEEIPDISPIYDLNVGSDEEVRPWNQTYHAESDVAFKSEVTGTENGTYSFTKFGPGYFATFFDVSINQGSVDQISVSADAVSISASSDQETKKYNLVFNKDIDGNDVTFTATDIPISAHMTERFSVDWNILSQGGKGVTMQIDREGDGTFEQTVNIGATFSDAIAPTTLMSVSGAKGNNDWFVSNVNVELSSSDNDDGIGVENAIYSLDNGQIWNKYENAITISEEGIHNVLYRSQDLFGNIEETRTKEIKIDKTAPRITISSPLSGRVYVLGQSVMADWLAEDDLSGVASSFGSVPDGSAINTSSVGAKTFAETSEDNAGNVLTRTINYYVHYSFSGVLDPMRQDGSSVSKLGSAVPIKFQIKDFYGNFISNATAYLYATKISNTVTGTDEAVSVGEANTGNVFRYDAITNQYIYNLGTKNFSVGTWQLSIKLDDGTVNNINVSLK; encoded by the coding sequence ACGGAAATCCATCAAACATTCCTCCCTATAGAGGTGATTATAAGTATAATTATATTTCGCTGACCTTGGGAGGTGCGACTGTTACGGACTATGGCACGGGAGTTATTAATGTTTATGACCATGGGACATATGATTACAGCGCCCCGGATAGACCTAATACATTCCCGACCGATCTTTTTCATCTTTATACGTATGATGTACATGGGAGTTTCGGCGGATTGACTCTCGCGCCTGGCGCCGGTATCCAGCTTGTTTTGCAGGATGTTACTGGAACTGCCTGGTCGGGTCCCGTATTGCCGTCGGGCCTGACTCTGGATAATCTCACTACAGGCAATGCTACATTCATCGAGATACGGAGCGCTTATATTGATAACCAATCCGTATCAGCTCGCGGTTTCCTTTCATGCCGTAACCATCTGCCAGCGCCTCCGACATTATTAATACAATCGGACGTCAATTCTCGGCAGATAGAGATGGGAGGAAATTTAGGCATAGGAGAAAATGAAATAATTTTCGCTGCAACGCTGCAAGACCCAGACAATAATCGTACGAGTTTGCAAATCGAGGCAAGGGATATAACTGAGCTTGGAGGAGCCTTTGATGATGCTACTGCAAATATTTTGACAAGTGACCTGATAAACAGCGGAGATACGGCAACGATAGTTTTTGATGCCGCTGACGGGTCTTATCATTGGAGAGCGAGAACGATCGATGAATTTGGAAGCACAAGTGCTTGGGTGGAGTTCGGCAATAATCTTACTACTGATATCGATTTTGGATTTGAGCATCTTCCAGCTGTGCCTGCCAATTTGAAGCAATATACAAAATACCATCAAGAAATACCAATCGGGGAAGAAATAGGTAAAACAAAAAGTGAAAATACGGTAGTTTTTGAAGGAGAATTGGAGGATCGCGATCATGATTTTGTCATTTTGGAGGTTGAAATGAGAGGCATTGCCGAATTAGGAGGAGGGTTTGATGAAGCAGTTGCAGGTACTCGGACGAGCAGCTCGACAATTAGTGGATATACGGGGAGCGTCTCATTTGAGGTCACAAATGGCAACTATCATTGGAGAGCAAGGGCAATCGATGAACACTACAATAAAAGCGCTTGGGTGGAATTTGGAAACAATCCGACGCTTGATACTGATTTTGGAATTGCGCAATCGCCGGCAACGCCGACCTACTTGAAGCAATATGATGGCAACAATCAAGAAATGGCAGTGGGAGGAGAAATTGGCAAAACTATAGAGGAGAATGCAATAATTTTTGAAGGGAAAATGGAAGATTCGGAAAAAGATACCTTACAAGTGGAGATGAGAAGAGTTGCTGAGTTGGGAGGAAGTTTTGACGAGACGACGGCGGAACTTAACGAAACAAGTGAAAAAATCGTAAGCGGAGATGGGACGAGGACTAGGGTCACTTTCAAAATTGTGAATGGCTCTGATGGCAATTATCATTGGAGGGCTAGGGCGGTCGATGAAAATGGAGAGACAAGTGAATGGGTGGAGTTTGGGGAAAATGCAATTTCTGAAACCGATTTTGACTACGGATTTGAACCCCATCCTTATGGATATAGATTTGAAAATAGAAAAGTTGAACCGAATAGCTTAACAGCTGGCGGTAAATGGGACATTTTTGGAAAAACTTTTAATTTAAGTGGAGTGAGTCAGCAAACTCAGTTTGAAATTTATAAGAAATTCGGATTAAACGTAAGTGTTCCAGACATATTTAATGGGTCCTGTTATGGCATGGCACTATCATCGCAAATACAGTATGGAAAAAATGGCTTTGCTGGAGGTTATTATGGCAATTTTGGACAAAGCTTGGCTGCAAAAGGAAATTTAATCTGGAATCTCGATGGGCCGGCCAAAGGCACTGGCGGGGGCTGGCTTGGAAGTAACATTGCCAGCAAGCCGGTCCTGGAAACTATCTTAAGCCTTCAGCTGTCGCAAAAAGGAGATGTATACCAGAATGCCGTGAATCAAGCTAAATCAGCTAATTTATTTTCGTGGGATCTGGACGAGGCGGGAAATCGAACCAGTAGTGCTCGAAGTATTTTTGATAAATTGTCAAAAGAATATTCGGACAAAACAGGACCATTGATCAATGATACGTATATCATAGTTATGGGGAATGTAGAACTGGGCAGGTATCTATTTGCGAAACCGTCAAACCAGGGCCACGCACTTGTTCCATACAAAGTTGAAGGCAATAAAATATATGTTTATGACGTTAATCATCCGAATACGAATGCTGGTGAAGAAAATAACGGAGGAGATTCCTATGATAGCTACATTGAAATTGACAGAAACAATAATACTTGGCAATATGATGGTTTGAGTTGGCCGATTGAAGATAATATCTTTAATACTTATAAGAATTATATTGGATTGTTGTCCGTAAATGCTCTTTATAATGGCGGGGCGTTGCCCAAGCCGTTCGTCTTGTCTAAAAACACAGCCACGGTATCTCTGGACGGGAATGCAAATCTGCTTTTGGCTGACGACCAGGGAAGATTTACGGGAATTAAGGATGCATTGATCGTGGAAGAAATACCAGACATCAGTCCGATTTATGATCTGAATGTGGGGTCGGACGAAGAAGTGCGGCCTTGGAATCAGACCTATCATGCCGAAAGCGACGTTGCGTTTAAAAGCGAAGTTACCGGCACGGAAAATGGCACATATTCGTTCACAAAATTCGGTCCGGGATATTTTGCCACTTTTTTCGATGTTTCCATCAATCAGGGCAGTGTTGATCAGATCTCAGTTTCTGCCGATGCTGTAAGCATTTCCGCTTCTTCGGATCAAGAAACGAAAAAATATAATCTGGTCTTCAATAAAGACATTGATGGCAATGACGTAACTTTTACTGCTACGGATATTCCCATATCAGCGCACATGACTGAACGATTTTCAGTCGACTGGAATATTTTGTCTCAAGGTGGCAAGGGTGTGACGATGCAGATCGACAGAGAAGGCGATGGCACTTTTGAGCAAACTGTAAATATTGGCGCGACATTTAGCGATGCGATTGCACCGACAACCTTGATGTCGGTTTCAGGGGCAAAAGGAAATAATGATTGGTTTGTTTCTAACGTAAATGTTGAATTGTCCAGTTCAGACAATGATGACGGAATCGGAGTGGAAAATGCGATATATTCTTTGGACAATGGCCAAATTTGGAACAAATATGAAAACGCTATTACCATTTCGGAAGAAGGAATACACAACGTGCTTTATCGCTCGCAAGATCTCTTTGGCAACATCGAAGAAACGCGAACCAAGGAGATAAAAATCGACAAGACAGCTCCTCGAATAACGATCAGTTCACCGTTAAGCGGAAGGGTGTATGTATTGGGTCAATCTGTCATGGCGGATTGGTTGGCAGAAGACGATCTTTCCGGTGTCGCTTCGTCTTTCGGGTCAGTTCCAGACGGTTCAGCGATCAACACATCTTCGGTCGGTGCAAAAACATTTGCAGAGACTTCTGAAGACAATGCGGGGAACGTCTTGACTAGAACAATCAATTACTATGTGCATTACAGCTTCAGCGGGGTTTTGGATCCGATGAGGCAGGACGGATCAAGCGTTTCCAAGCTGGGAAGTGCAGTACCGATCAAATTCCAGATAAAAGATTTCTATGGCAATTTTATTTCCAACGCAACTGCCTATCTCTATGCGACTAAAATAAGCAATACTGTTACGGGAACCGATGAAGCTGTCTCAGTTGGTGAAGCTAATACCGGAAATGTCTTCAGGTATGATGCCATTACCAATCAATATATTTATAATCTTGGAACCAAAAACTTTTCCGTTGGGACTTGGCAGCTTAGCATCAAGCTCGATGATGGGACGGTGAACAATATAAATGTTTCTCTAAAATAG